The following proteins are encoded in a genomic region of Gouania willdenowi chromosome 6, fGouWil2.1, whole genome shotgun sequence:
- the nox5 gene encoding NADPH oxidase 5 — protein sequence MDEDARWLEWVTKQFEIIAGEDKEIDLDEFKTALKVKESFFAERFFALFDSDGSCSISLDELLEALDLLIHGSETDKLRFLFQVYDVDGSGSIDPDELRTVLKSCLRESAICLPEEKLDALTMALFESADRDNSGSITFEELQAELETFPEVMENLTISAANWLKPPEAEQKKRETPRYLTRSYWLNNSRKLFFLVLYALVTVLLFLSAAFNNRHGGLWLMVAKGCGQCLNFNCTFVMVLMLRRCLTWLRATWVIRLLPLDQNILLHQIVGYAILGFTLVHTTAHVLNFGRMSQTSAFSLWEFLLTTRPGVGWVHGSASVTGVVLQLFICLMVVCSSTFVRRSGHFEVFYWSHLSYIWVWSLLMVHCENFWKWFVVPGLAFLLEKIVGIAVSRMGGLYIVEVNMLPSKVTHLVIRRPQFFHFKPGDYVYINIPVIAKYEWHPFTISSAPEQSDVLWLHVRSMGQWTNRLYEYFRELDESLDAHRLRDGTLRMQDQLFSSGCNGTVATNKDVAVELTFYRPNDSQGSVGGQPEGGEPLPEGAGPAENGEVPPFKEVPNKFGENHRFCHIRCYVDGPYGTPTRQIFASEHAVLIGAGIGITPFASILQSIMYRYRRRKQNCPNCSYSWCENIKDSDMKLRKVDFIWINRDQKSFEWFVSLLTKLEMDQADEEPEGRFLEMHMYMTSALSKNDMKAIGLQMALDLLAKKENRDSITGLRTRTQPGRPEWAKVFQKVSEENKGKVHVFYCGSPSLAKVIKAQCEHFGFHFYKENF from the exons ATGGATGAGGACGCTCGCTGGTTGGAGTGGGTCACCAAACAGTTTGAGATCATTGCAGGAGAGGATAAAGAAATTGACCTTGATGAGTTCAAAACTGCACTGAAGGTCAAAGAG TCGTTCTTCGCCGAGCGGTTCTTTGCTCTCTTCGACTCTGATGGCAGCTGTTCGATCAGTCTGGATGAGCTGCTCGAAGCTCTCGACCTCCTCATTCATGGCAGTGAGACAGACAAGCTGCGCTTCCTGTTCCAGGTCTACGATGTGGACG GCAGCGGCTCCATCGACCCAGACGAGCTGCGTACCGTGCTGAAGTCATGTCTGCGTGAGAGTGCTATCTGCCTGCCGGAGGAGAAGCTGGACGCCCTGACAATGGCGCTGTTTGAGTCGGCTGACAGGGACAACAGCGGCTCCATCACTTTTGAGGAGCTGCAGGCTGAGCTAGAGACGTTCCCCGAGGTGATGGAGAACCTCACCATCAG TGCTGCTAACTGGCTAAAGCCTCCTGAGGCTGAGCAGAAGAAGCGTGAGACCCCTCGCTACCTGACACGCTCCTATTGGCTGAACAACAGCAGGAAGCTGTTCTTCCTGGTGCTGTACGCCTTGGTTACCGTGCTACTCTTTCTCAGCGCTGCGTTCAACAACAGACATGGGGGTCTGTGGCTCATGGTTGCCAAAGGCTGCGGTCAGTGCCTCAACTTTAACTGCACCTTTGTTAtg gttctcatgcTGCGGCGCTGCCTCACCTGGCTCAGAGCCACTTGGGTGATTCGGCTGCTCCCATTGGACCAAAACATTCTGCTGCACCAGATTGTTGGATACGCAATCCTGGGCTTCACACTGGTACACACCACTGCACATGTGCTTAACTTTG GTCGCATGTCGCAGACCTCGGCCTTCAGTCTGTGGGAGTTCCTGCTGACAACGCGCCCAGGCGTGGGTTGGGTTCACGGTTCTGCATCTGTGACGGGCGTGGTTCTTCAGCTGTTCATCTGCCTGATGGTTGTGTGTTCCTCCACCTTCGTCCGTCGCAGCGGACATTTTGAG GTCTTCTACTGGTCTCATCTGTCCTACATCTGGGTGTGGTCGCTCCTCATGGTTCACTGTGAGAACTTCTGGAAGTGGTTTGTGGTTCCTGGTCTGGCTTTCCTGCTGGAGAAAATTGTAGGCATTGCCGTCTCCCGGATGGGAGGACTCTACATTGTAGAAGTCAACATGCTCCCATCTAAG GTGACCCACCTGGTGATCCGTCGTCCTCAGTTCTTCCATTTCAAACCTGGAGACTATGTCTACATCAACATTCCCGTCATTGCAAAGTATGAGTGGCACCCGTTTACCATCAGCAGTGCTCCGGAACAGTCCG ATGTCCTCTGGCTGCACGTGCGCTCCATGGGTCAGTGGACCAATCGTTTGTACGAGTACTTCAGAGAGTTGGACGAATCATTGGATGCTCACAGACTGAGGGATGGGACGCTGAGGATGCAG GACCAGCTCTTCTCCTCTGGCTGTAATGGAACCGTTGCGACCAACAAAGATGTTGCTGTGGAGCTGACCTTCTACAGACCAAACGACTCTCAGGGGTCAGTGGGGGGTCAACCTGAGGGGGGGGAGCCTCTACCAGAGGGGGCAGGACCTGCTGAGAATGGAGAGGTTCCACCCTTTAAAGAG GTTCCCAATAAGTTTGGAGAAAATCACAGATTCTGCCACATCAGG tgttatGTAGATGGACCTTATGGCACTCCAACTCGTCAGATCTTTGCCTCTGAGCATGCAGTGCTGATCGGAGCAGGGATTGGGATCACCCCGTTTGCCTCCATCCTGCAGAGCATCATGTACAG GTATCGCAGGAGGAAGCAGAACTGCCCAAACTGCAGCTACTCGTGGTGTGAGAATATTAAGGACAGCGACATGAAACTCCGGAAG GTGGATTTCATTTGGATCAACAGAGATCAGAAGTCCTTTGAATGGTTTGTGAGTCTGCTGACTAAACTGGAGATGGACCAGGCCGACGAGGAGCCTGAGG GCCGGTTCCTGGAAATGCACATGTATATGACTTCAGCACTAAGCAAGAACGACATGAAAGCCATCGGCCTGCAGATGGCACTGGACCTGCTCGCCAAGAAGGAGAATCGAGACTCCATCACTGGCTTGAGGACCAGGACGCAGCCAGGACGTCCCGAATGGGCCAAG gtcTTTCAGAAGGTGTCTGAGGAGAACAAAGGGAAGGttcatgtattttattgtggTTCTCCTTCATTGGCCAAGGTTATCAAAGCTCAGTGCGAGCACTTTGGATTCCACTTCTACAAGGAGAACTTCTGA